From Psychrobacillus sp. FSL K6-2836, a single genomic window includes:
- a CDS encoding pro-sigmaK processing inhibitor BofA family protein: MKFTIIICSLVLLSFLLFRNSFPKFFEGISILLFRLGFSILLLYGVHLLLGSMGYAIPVNLFTGTVAATLGVPGVISVIAISILI; this comes from the coding sequence ATGAAGTTTACTATTATTATATGTTCGTTAGTGCTTTTATCTTTTTTATTATTTCGAAATTCATTTCCAAAATTTTTTGAAGGTATATCTATTTTATTGTTTCGTCTAGGTTTTTCTATTCTCTTGTTATACGGAGTTCATTTATTGCTTGGTTCAATGGGTTATGCAATACCAGTAAACTTGTTCACAGGCACTGTCGCAGCTACGTTAGGCGTACCGGGAGTAATCTCCGTTATAGCAATTTCTATATTAATATAA
- a CDS encoding YaaL family protein, with amino-acid sequence MMFSKKGKLKKEFDEQFVALMKETKKEWQQAQIIEDYLNDYDLDAVAKRKMTESIHFYLYKEARIRNVILK; translated from the coding sequence GTGATGTTTTCTAAAAAAGGAAAACTGAAAAAAGAATTTGATGAGCAATTTGTGGCGCTCATGAAAGAAACGAAAAAAGAGTGGCAACAAGCTCAGATAATAGAAGATTATTTAAATGACTATGATTTAGATGCGGTTGCTAAAAGGAAAATGACAGAAAGTATCCACTTCTATCTATATAAAGAAGCAAGGATTCGAAATGTCATTTTAAAATAG
- the recR gene encoding recombination mediator RecR, whose product MHYPEPISKLIDSFMKLPGIGPKTAARLAFFVLTMKEDTVLDFAKALVDAKRNLSFCSVCGHITDIDPCHICQDQQRDGSLICVVQDTKDVIALEKMRDYNGRYHVLHGAISPMDGIGPEDINVPSLLKRLQDTEIEELILATNPTIEGEATAMYISRLVKPSGIKTTRIAHGLPVGGDLEYADEVTLSKALEGRREL is encoded by the coding sequence ATGCATTATCCTGAACCGATATCAAAACTAATAGATAGTTTTATGAAATTGCCAGGAATAGGGCCGAAAACAGCGGCCCGTCTGGCCTTTTTTGTCTTAACCATGAAAGAAGATACTGTTTTAGATTTTGCAAAAGCTTTAGTTGATGCTAAACGAAATTTAAGCTTTTGTTCTGTGTGTGGGCATATAACGGATATTGATCCTTGCCATATATGTCAGGATCAGCAAAGAGATGGCTCTTTGATCTGTGTTGTTCAAGATACAAAAGATGTAATTGCGTTGGAAAAGATGAGAGATTACAATGGACGATACCATGTACTTCACGGGGCAATTTCTCCGATGGATGGAATTGGTCCAGAAGATATAAATGTACCTTCACTGTTGAAAAGGTTACAAGATACAGAAATAGAAGAACTAATACTAGCTACTAATCCTACAATAGAAGGAGAAGCAACGGCGATGTATATTTCACGCCTTGTCAAACCGTCTGGTATTAAAACAACAAGAATTGCTCATGGATTACCTGTAGGTGGAGATTTAGAGTATGCAGATGAAGTAACTCTATCTAAAGCTCTTGAAGGTCGCCGAGAGTTGTAA
- a CDS encoding YbaB/EbfC family nucleoid-associated protein, which translates to MRGMGNMQGMMKQMQKMQKKMAEAQEELATQRFEAVAGGGMVKVVVSGQKEVLEVELDPAVIDPDDIEMLQDLIVIATNEAIKKAEETANSTMGQFTKGLNLPGMF; encoded by the coding sequence ATGCGTGGAATGGGAAATATGCAAGGTATGATGAAACAAATGCAAAAAATGCAAAAGAAGATGGCAGAGGCTCAAGAAGAGTTAGCAACTCAACGATTTGAAGCAGTTGCCGGTGGTGGTATGGTGAAAGTCGTAGTTTCTGGACAAAAAGAAGTGCTTGAAGTAGAACTAGATCCTGCTGTAATAGATCCAGATGATATTGAAATGCTTCAAGATTTGATCGTTATTGCTACAAATGAAGCGATAAAAAAAGCAGAAGAAACAGCGAACTCCACAATGGGTCAATTCACGAAAGGATTGAACCTTCCTGGCATGTTCTAG
- the dnaX gene encoding DNA polymerase III subunit gamma/tau: MSYQAFYRAYRPQSFAEMSGQTHIKQTLQNALLYNKTTHAYLFSGPRGTGKTSAAKIFAKALNCENGPAKEPCNTCETCKSITEGSNTDVIEFDAASNSRVEEMRDIIEKVRFAPSNAKYKVYIIDEVHMLSTSAFNALLKTLEEPPAHAVFILATTEPHKIPLTIISRCQRFDFKRITSADIVSRMEEVLTDAKIEYDANVLKIIAQAAAGGMRDALSMLDQVVSFSADKMTIADALLVTGSIGQDVFFQLADALIDKDIAKALACIEKLIEDGKDPVRLTEDFITFYRDLLVLLVAPEQTELLEIATGDSMFLELASKFQVDTLYKGISILTNTQQEMRFSNHAKVYLETAIIRLAHVPVEGSFSNESNSELETKVRLLETQLQQLQQQLSQGMIPQSNNGTQDQPKRQRQKSSGGVKVSSGRIQEILKTATKMDIQTIKSQWANILQQLQKSHAALLNDAEPVAASSNAFVLKFKYDIHCQMAMENKTFSTSFPQLIANLTGTMYEVLYVPEENWLKIREDFIRQNGLKQGSQENEEENSSEPTESMELLQTMEQVSEDPLVVEAEKLFGKEFVEVQDD, encoded by the coding sequence GTGTCGTATCAAGCTTTTTACCGTGCTTATCGGCCACAATCGTTTGCGGAAATGTCCGGTCAAACTCATATTAAGCAAACTCTTCAAAATGCCCTCCTTTATAACAAAACAACACATGCGTATTTATTTTCAGGGCCACGTGGAACAGGTAAAACAAGTGCAGCAAAAATTTTTGCAAAGGCATTGAACTGTGAAAATGGTCCAGCAAAAGAACCTTGCAATACATGTGAAACGTGTAAAAGTATAACAGAAGGCTCAAATACAGATGTGATTGAATTTGACGCAGCTTCTAACTCTCGAGTAGAAGAAATGCGTGATATTATTGAAAAAGTTCGGTTTGCACCTTCTAATGCTAAATACAAAGTGTATATTATCGATGAAGTGCACATGCTTTCTACAAGTGCATTTAACGCATTATTGAAAACATTAGAAGAACCACCCGCACATGCTGTTTTCATACTGGCAACAACGGAGCCACATAAAATTCCATTAACTATTATCTCTAGATGTCAGCGTTTTGATTTTAAACGAATTACATCTGCTGATATCGTTTCTCGTATGGAGGAAGTATTAACCGATGCTAAAATTGAATACGATGCAAATGTACTAAAAATTATTGCACAAGCTGCTGCAGGTGGTATGCGTGACGCACTTAGTATGCTGGATCAAGTTGTGTCATTTAGCGCAGATAAAATGACAATTGCAGATGCATTACTTGTAACTGGTTCTATTGGACAGGATGTCTTTTTTCAATTAGCAGATGCATTGATAGACAAAGATATAGCGAAGGCATTAGCCTGTATAGAAAAGTTAATAGAAGATGGCAAGGATCCGGTTCGATTAACAGAGGATTTTATAACTTTCTATAGAGACTTACTTGTTTTACTAGTTGCTCCGGAGCAAACTGAATTATTAGAAATAGCGACTGGGGATTCTATGTTTTTAGAGCTTGCTTCAAAGTTTCAAGTAGATACCTTATATAAGGGCATTTCGATCTTGACGAATACACAACAAGAAATGCGTTTTTCTAATCATGCGAAAGTGTATCTAGAAACAGCAATAATTCGATTGGCACATGTGCCAGTGGAAGGATCATTTTCAAATGAGAGCAACTCGGAATTAGAAACAAAGGTAAGATTACTAGAAACTCAATTACAGCAGCTACAACAGCAATTAAGTCAAGGGATGATCCCGCAGTCAAACAACGGAACACAAGATCAACCGAAGCGTCAAAGACAAAAGTCGTCTGGTGGCGTTAAAGTCTCAAGTGGTCGAATACAAGAAATCTTGAAAACAGCCACGAAAATGGATATCCAAACGATTAAATCTCAATGGGCAAATATTTTGCAACAATTACAAAAATCACATGCGGCATTATTAAATGATGCAGAGCCAGTAGCAGCATCTTCTAATGCATTTGTGTTAAAATTCAAGTATGATATACATTGCCAAATGGCTATGGAGAACAAAACATTTTCCACTTCATTTCCCCAGTTAATTGCTAATCTGACAGGGACGATGTATGAAGTTTTATACGTACCAGAGGAAAATTGGTTGAAGATCCGAGAAGATTTTATTAGACAAAATGGTTTAAAACAAGGTTCTCAAGAGAATGAGGAAGAAAATTCTTCTGAACCAACTGAATCGATGGAACTGTTACAAACGATGGAACAGGTTTCAGAGGATCCGCTGGTAGTGGAAGCAGAGAAATTGTTTGGAAAAGAATTTGTAGAAGTACAAGATGACTAA
- a CDS encoding deoxynucleoside kinase, with product MSLREKYGIPSNAVITIAGTVGVGKSTMTKALAEALHFKTSFEKVDTNPYLDRFYEDFSKWSFHLQIYFLAERFKEQKRMFEYGGGFIQDRSIYEDTGIFAQMHKEKGTMDPVDHETYTSLFEAMVMTPYFPHPNLLIYLEGSMDDIIDRIHDRGRPMEQQTPISYWEEMHGRYERWIDAFNGCPVLRLNINDYDILEKPDDVEAILERIGHFMEQTAIIRK from the coding sequence ATGAGTTTAAGAGAGAAGTATGGCATACCTTCTAATGCAGTTATTACGATTGCAGGAACTGTTGGAGTTGGTAAATCAACAATGACTAAAGCTTTAGCAGAAGCATTACATTTTAAAACATCTTTTGAAAAAGTAGATACAAACCCTTATTTAGATCGTTTCTATGAAGACTTTTCTAAATGGAGCTTTCATTTACAAATTTACTTTTTAGCGGAGCGTTTTAAAGAGCAAAAAAGAATGTTTGAGTATGGTGGTGGATTTATCCAAGACCGTTCTATTTATGAGGATACAGGAATATTTGCACAAATGCATAAGGAAAAGGGTACGATGGATCCAGTAGATCATGAAACGTATACGAGCCTATTTGAAGCAATGGTAATGACGCCATATTTCCCGCATCCAAACTTACTGATTTATTTAGAAGGATCAATGGATGATATTATCGATCGAATTCATGACAGAGGTCGCCCCATGGAGCAGCAGACACCTATCTCTTATTGGGAGGAAATGCATGGGCGCTACGAAAGATGGATTGACGCATTTAATGGTTGCCCAGTACTTCGTTTGAATATTAATGATTACGATATTTTGGAAAAGCCAGATGATGTGGAAGCGATCTTAGAACGTATTGGTCATTTCATGGAACAAACTGCTATTATTCGTAAATAA
- a CDS encoding deoxynucleoside kinase, with amino-acid sequence MSIPFITVEGPIGVGKTSLAKAIATKYQFELLKEIVDENPFLNKFYEDIAEWSFQTEMFFLCNRYKQLSDIEKKYLSKESPVVADYHIFKNLIFAKRTLSEVEYEKYESIYQILTKDMPVPNMVIYIDASIDILLGRIDMRGRDFEKKISSDYLKQLSADYRMFFDNFEKKHPEVPILRFNGDELDFVQNGQDLQVILEKVDATLHKRSY; translated from the coding sequence ATGTCCATTCCATTTATAACGGTAGAAGGTCCAATAGGGGTTGGGAAGACTTCCTTGGCCAAGGCTATAGCAACTAAATACCAATTTGAATTATTAAAAGAGATTGTGGATGAAAATCCTTTTTTAAATAAGTTTTACGAGGACATTGCAGAATGGAGCTTCCAAACAGAGATGTTTTTTCTGTGTAATCGTTATAAACAATTAAGTGATATAGAGAAAAAATATTTATCGAAAGAAAGTCCAGTTGTTGCAGATTATCATATTTTCAAAAATCTAATTTTCGCGAAACGTACATTGAGTGAAGTAGAATATGAAAAATATGAATCGATCTATCAAATTTTGACGAAGGATATGCCAGTTCCTAATATGGTCATATATATAGATGCAAGCATAGATATACTTCTTGGGCGAATCGATATGCGAGGGAGAGATTTTGAAAAAAAAATTAGCTCTGATTATTTGAAGCAGCTCTCAGCCGATTATCGCATGTTTTTCGATAACTTTGAGAAAAAACATCCAGAAGTACCTATTCTTCGATTTAATGGAGATGAGTTAGATTTTGTTCAAAATGGACAGGACCTACAAGTAATACTAGAAAAAGTAGATGCAACATTACATAAAAGGAGTTATTAA
- a CDS encoding glycosyl hydrolase family 18 protein — MIHIVKQGDSIYAIAKRSGITVESIVTINELPDPDVLVVGQALVLPSTPSPTRPTIETNLYVEWYTEIPSERVLEQVEKVASNLTYMMPFSYEVLRDGSLTKMNWGTLNEIAKEHQVETVIVLANIENYAFNGSLAHTVFTDEVVKLNLFEQAVAEAEKRGTNHIHIDFEYMDASDRENYVNFIKEFKEFAKGYIISVTLPPKTSDDQPGRWYEAFDYKAIGEVADFVVIMTYEWGYSGGPPMAVSPIGPVRRVLEYAKTEILPSKIMMGQNLYGYDWTLPYKVGNPIAKALSPQQAIQLAKDRNAAIEYDQNAQAPFFHYWQDGIEHEVWFEDARSIQAKFKLLKELQLLGIAYWHSGFDFPQNWYLLHEMFQVKKI, encoded by the coding sequence TTGATCCATATAGTTAAACAGGGAGATAGTATATATGCAATCGCCAAACGGTCCGGAATAACAGTGGAAAGTATTGTCACTATTAATGAACTCCCTGACCCTGATGTATTAGTAGTAGGGCAGGCACTAGTACTCCCATCGACCCCGAGTCCAACCAGACCTACCATTGAAACGAACTTATACGTGGAATGGTATACAGAAATACCCTCGGAACGTGTGTTAGAGCAAGTAGAGAAAGTAGCCTCAAACTTAACGTACATGATGCCATTTTCGTATGAAGTGCTACGAGACGGGTCATTAACGAAAATGAATTGGGGTACGTTAAATGAAATTGCTAAAGAGCATCAAGTAGAAACAGTTATTGTGCTAGCAAATATTGAAAATTATGCGTTTAATGGTTCCTTAGCTCATACTGTTTTCACGGATGAAGTAGTAAAGTTGAATTTGTTTGAACAAGCAGTAGCAGAGGCAGAAAAAAGAGGAACGAATCATATTCATATAGATTTTGAGTATATGGATGCTAGTGACAGAGAAAATTATGTGAACTTTATAAAGGAATTTAAAGAATTTGCAAAAGGATATATTATATCTGTAACACTTCCTCCTAAAACAAGTGACGATCAACCAGGAAGATGGTATGAAGCATTTGATTATAAGGCGATAGGTGAAGTGGCAGATTTTGTTGTTATTATGACTTATGAGTGGGGTTATAGTGGGGGGCCACCGATGGCAGTTTCACCAATCGGACCTGTTCGCAGAGTATTGGAATATGCAAAAACAGAAATACTTCCAAGTAAAATTATGATGGGGCAGAATTTGTATGGATACGATTGGACTTTACCATATAAAGTTGGAAACCCAATTGCTAAAGCATTAAGTCCACAACAGGCCATTCAATTAGCAAAGGATCGAAATGCAGCAATTGAATACGATCAAAATGCGCAGGCTCCTTTCTTTCACTATTGGCAGGATGGTATTGAACACGAGGTATGGTTTGAAGATGCACGATCTATTCAAGCTAAGTTTAAGCTCTTAAAAGAACTACAACTACTAGGAATTGCATATTGGCACAGTGGTTTTGACTTTCCACAAAATTGGTATTTACTTCACGAAATGTTCCAGGTGAAGAAAATATAG
- the tadA gene encoding tRNA adenosine(34) deaminase TadA yields MKMDEYYMKLAIEEAKKAAAIGEVPIGAVIVHNDQVIASGYNLRETTQNATTHAELLAIQEACTTLNNWRLEETTLYVTLEPCPMCAGAILQSRIPRVVYGARDAKAGCVDSLYRLLNDDRFNHRCEVTEGVLAEECGNILTQFFRNLREQKKNQKRCL; encoded by the coding sequence ATGAAAATGGATGAATATTATATGAAGTTAGCCATAGAAGAAGCAAAAAAAGCAGCTGCCATTGGTGAAGTTCCAATAGGTGCAGTAATAGTACATAATGATCAAGTTATTGCTTCAGGTTACAACTTAAGAGAAACAACCCAAAATGCCACTACACATGCAGAACTCCTTGCTATTCAAGAGGCCTGTACAACATTAAATAATTGGAGACTAGAAGAAACAACTCTATATGTCACCTTAGAGCCATGCCCGATGTGTGCAGGAGCCATTTTACAGTCCCGTATTCCTCGAGTAGTATACGGAGCAAGAGACGCCAAAGCAGGCTGTGTCGATTCTCTTTACCGACTATTGAATGATGATCGATTTAACCACCGCTGTGAAGTGACAGAAGGCGTTTTAGCAGAGGAATGCGGCAATATACTCACTCAGTTTTTTCGTAATCTTCGCGAACAAAAGAAGAACCAGAAACGCTGTTTGTAG
- the serS gene encoding serine--tRNA ligase: MLDVKFVRENYETVKAKLAKRGENISEFDQFQPLDQKRRELIAKTEVLKAERNEFSQKISLMKRNKENADDLIARMREVGDEIKALDDELRDVEEKFEYMMMRIPNVPHDSVPIGDSEDDNIEIFKWGEVPSFDFETKAHWDIATDLKLVDFERAAKVTGSRFAFYRGLGARLERGLLNFMMDLHAEEHGYEEMLPPYLANRTSLTGTGQLPKFEEDAFLIGEEDYFLIPTAEVPVTNFYRDEILDGAELPQAFTAFSACFRSEAGSAGRDTRGLIRQHQFNKVELVRFVKPEDSYEQLELLTGHAEKVLQLLGLPYRKLHMCTADLGFTAAKKYDLEVWLPSYGEYKEISSCSNFEDFQARRAGIRFRREAGGKPEYVHTLNGSGLALGRTVAAILENYQQADGTVIVPEVLVPYMGGKTVIK; this comes from the coding sequence ATGTTGGATGTAAAATTTGTACGAGAGAATTATGAAACAGTAAAAGCAAAACTAGCTAAGCGTGGAGAAAATATTTCAGAGTTTGATCAATTCCAACCTTTAGACCAAAAGCGTCGTGAATTGATAGCGAAAACAGAAGTGTTGAAGGCTGAAAGAAATGAGTTTTCTCAAAAAATATCTTTGATGAAACGAAATAAAGAAAATGCAGATGATCTTATTGCACGTATGCGTGAAGTAGGAGATGAAATAAAAGCATTAGACGATGAGTTACGTGACGTTGAAGAAAAGTTTGAATATATGATGATGCGTATCCCTAATGTTCCACATGACAGTGTGCCAATCGGTGACTCTGAGGATGATAACATAGAAATATTTAAATGGGGAGAAGTTCCTTCATTTGATTTTGAAACAAAAGCACATTGGGATATTGCGACAGACTTAAAATTAGTAGATTTTGAACGTGCTGCAAAAGTGACAGGAAGTCGATTTGCATTTTATCGTGGTTTAGGAGCTAGACTAGAACGTGGATTGTTAAACTTCATGATGGATTTGCACGCAGAAGAGCATGGCTATGAAGAAATGCTTCCACCTTATTTAGCAAACCGTACAAGTTTAACAGGCACGGGGCAACTTCCAAAATTTGAAGAGGATGCTTTCCTAATCGGGGAAGAGGATTACTTCTTAATACCAACAGCAGAAGTACCTGTAACGAACTTTTATAGAGATGAAATATTAGATGGGGCTGAACTTCCGCAGGCATTCACTGCTTTTAGCGCTTGTTTCCGTTCAGAAGCAGGTTCTGCTGGTCGCGATACTCGTGGATTAATACGTCAACATCAATTTAACAAAGTCGAATTAGTTCGTTTTGTGAAGCCTGAAGATTCTTATGAGCAGCTAGAACTTTTAACTGGTCATGCCGAAAAAGTTTTACAACTGTTAGGTCTCCCATATCGTAAACTTCATATGTGTACAGCAGATTTAGGCTTTACAGCTGCGAAGAAATACGATTTAGAAGTTTGGTTGCCAAGTTATGGTGAATATAAAGAGATTTCTTCTTGCAGTAACTTTGAAGATTTTCAAGCTCGACGTGCAGGAATTCGTTTCCGCCGTGAAGCTGGAGGGAAACCAGAGTACGTGCATACTTTAAATGGTAGTGGATTAGCACTCGGACGCACGGTCGCAGCTATTTTAGAAAATTACCAACAAGCAGATGGAACAGTAATAGTTCCAGAAGTTCTTGTTCCTTACATGGGTGGAAAAACAGTTATAAAATAA
- the pdxT gene encoding pyridoxal 5'-phosphate synthase glutaminase subunit PdxT has product MVKIGVLALQGAVSEHIFSIEASGAKALTVKSVEDLALVDGLILPGGESTVMRKLIDRFDMLEPLQKFALDRKPMFGTCAGLILLAKDLVGYDYSHLGALDATVERNSFGRQVDSFETDLYIEGVADGFPAVFIRAPHIVNAEGNVEILATYEDRIVMVRQGHLLGCSFHPELTDDHRITAYFIEMVKESLAKEVNV; this is encoded by the coding sequence ATGGTTAAAATAGGTGTTCTAGCTCTTCAAGGTGCAGTTAGCGAGCATATTTTCTCAATTGAAGCAAGTGGAGCAAAGGCTTTAACAGTAAAAAGTGTGGAAGACTTAGCGTTAGTGGATGGACTAATACTCCCTGGAGGAGAAAGTACAGTAATGCGAAAGCTGATTGATCGATTTGATATGTTAGAACCACTACAGAAGTTTGCATTAGATAGGAAACCGATGTTTGGAACTTGTGCAGGCTTAATCCTACTTGCTAAAGACTTAGTGGGGTATGATTATTCACATTTAGGTGCTCTGGATGCTACTGTAGAACGTAACTCTTTTGGGAGACAGGTGGATAGCTTTGAAACAGATTTATATATTGAAGGTGTTGCAGATGGTTTTCCAGCGGTATTTATACGAGCACCACATATTGTAAATGCAGAGGGAAATGTAGAAATACTGGCAACTTATGAGGATAGAATCGTGATGGTAAGACAAGGTCATTTGTTAGGATGTTCTTTTCATCCCGAGTTAACTGATGATCATCGGATTACGGCATATTTTATAGAGATGGTAAAGGAAAGTCTTGCAAAAGAAGTTAACGTATAG
- the pdxS gene encoding pyridoxal 5'-phosphate synthase lyase subunit PdxS, translating into MATNLTGTDRVKRGMAEMQKGGVIMDVINAEQAKIAEAAGAVAVMALERVPSDIRAAGGVARMADPRIMEEVMGAVTIPVMAKARIGHITEARILEAMGVDYIDESEVLTPADEEYHLRKSEFTVPFVCGCKDLGEAARRIGEGASMLRTKGEPGTGNIVEAVRHLRKVNAQVRKIVHMSEDELMTQSKNLGAPYDVLLQIKHAGKLPVVNFAAGGVATPADAALMMELGADGVFVGSGIFKSESPEKFAKAIVEATTHFRDYKLLVEISKDLGIPMKGIEISRLSAADRMQDRGW; encoded by the coding sequence ATGGCAACTAATTTAACAGGAACAGATCGAGTAAAAAGAGGAATGGCTGAAATGCAAAAGGGTGGCGTTATTATGGACGTTATTAATGCTGAGCAAGCCAAAATTGCCGAGGCAGCAGGTGCAGTTGCAGTTATGGCATTAGAACGAGTACCATCCGATATTCGTGCAGCAGGAGGAGTAGCTCGTATGGCCGACCCCCGCATTATGGAAGAGGTAATGGGAGCAGTAACAATTCCAGTGATGGCCAAAGCGCGTATTGGTCATATTACAGAAGCACGTATTTTAGAAGCAATGGGTGTTGACTATATTGATGAATCAGAAGTACTAACTCCAGCAGATGAAGAATATCATCTACGAAAAAGTGAATTTACAGTACCTTTTGTATGTGGATGTAAAGATCTTGGAGAAGCAGCACGAAGAATTGGTGAAGGAGCTTCAATGCTTCGCACAAAAGGAGAACCGGGTACAGGGAACATTGTAGAAGCAGTGCGTCATTTACGTAAAGTAAATGCACAGGTTCGTAAAATAGTACATATGAGCGAAGATGAACTAATGACGCAATCCAAAAATTTGGGTGCACCATATGATGTTTTATTACAGATTAAACATGCTGGTAAATTACCGGTTGTAAACTTCGCAGCAGGTGGAGTAGCGACTCCTGCAGATGCGGCTCTAATGATGGAGCTTGGAGCAGATGGTGTATTTGTAGGGTCTGGGATTTTCAAGTCAGAAAGTCCAGAGAAATTTGCTAAAGCAATTGTAGAAGCAACAACACATTTCAGAGATTATAAATTACTTGTAGAGATTTCAAAAGATTTAGGAATCCCGATGAAGGGAATCGAAATTTCTCGTTTATCCGCCGCAGATCGTATGCAAGATAGAGGGTGGTAA